One genomic segment of Anguilla anguilla isolate fAngAng1 chromosome 2, fAngAng1.pri, whole genome shotgun sequence includes these proteins:
- the LOC118219800 gene encoding PDZ domain-containing protein 7-like isoform X2, which produces MAHSSGLGRKEMTNGSHSAGHAGGAHTAARNLLRKQQRQHRRMRSSSPMGRVILINSPVDGGDDCEDIHTITVDKSADGRLGFSVRGGSEHGLGVFVSKVEDESSAEQAGLCVGDKLVEVNGISLESITMSSAVKVLTGNNRLRMVVRRVGKVPGIRYSKEKTTWVDLIHRRMVVEESGNTPSEASSDSALRRIIHLYTTSDDYCLGFNIRGGREFGLGIYVSKLDPGGLAEQHGIKMGDQILAANGVSFENISHSSAVEVLKSHTHIMLTIKEVGRYPAYKEMVAEYSWLDKLANGTGHSSSHGSDSNSLSSSLSWGTPASSLSGLSQVMLPPMLPCFGPDMVDVNLGSDPPRRPSADRTEASIQTDPTEPEHALVSTETSRSLGATVLLRDTAIRGESLERGARRGTLTSEGKLVSPKTALLMALSKPPRPIRRSRSHITVSEENQKKWKKKLQKGAVEEGEKTLKRSKTFVSLLFRGARKRDASRGRSKSPSRSETDREKGSNHSLLPVPETLGVVEDMARKLLGEDEVAAVMRHCRRFASERVVEDLVHPLLAILDRPEKLLLLREIRMLIHPTDLGRFDSMVIPFEMEAYDILKSRSVRSPALRSPHTSLVPKRHLITPIPDYRGGFQLHPSRDLERDRQLMEEVERLRLSRSPDARQRPSRAFTPLLDIPVDGYGADPPRRRPASPASPAYPNWLLSDSPHSTGRRSPSRTENGMARSVRSDEAPLRSAGDAGDSIPERGRSPFRNGHTRARKDRGGEPKEDGRDAAYPPASAPRRSRPPLSLVFGSHMDSDLPAPPAVKAGNEQAKGQAPSSSENGHSGAAPVQEYELTTVAISKTKQSLGISISGGAESRVQPVVKIEKIFPGGAASTCQVLKAGLELVSVDGESLRGVSHQQAVDAIRRAFSNKSKDPMVFVVKVPKTEDR; this is translated from the exons ATGGCTCACTCGTCTGGCTTGGGACGTAAAGAGATGACCAACGGCTCCCACTCGGCGGGCCACGCCGGGGGGGCGCACACGGCCGCCCGAAACCTGCTGAGGAAGCAGCAGAGGCAGCACCGGCGGATGCGCTCCTCCTCCCCGATGGGCCGGGTCATCCTCATCAATTCGCCGGTCGACG GTGGCGATGACTGCGAGGACATCCACACGATCACGGTGGACAAGAGCGCGGACGGCCGGCTGGGCTTCAGCGTGCGCGGGGGCTCGGAGCACGGCCTCGGCGTGTTCGTCAGCAAGGTGGAGGACGAGAGCTCCGCAG AGCAAGCTGGCCTATGCGTGGGGGACAAGCTGGTGGAGGTGAATGGGATCAGCCTGGAGAGCATCACCATGAGCAGCGCGGTGAAGGTCCTGACAGGCAACAACCGCCTCCGCATGGTGGTCCGGAGGGTGGGCAAGGTGCCCGGCATCCGCTACTCTAAGGAGAAGACCACCTG GGTGGACCTGATCCATCGCAGgatggtggtggaggagagCGGGAACACCCCCTCTGAGGCCAGCTCAGACAGCGCCCTCCGCAGGATCATTCACCTCTACACCACCTCTGACGACTACTGCCTGGGGTTCAACATCCGCGGGGGCAGGGAGTTCGGCCTGGGGATCTATGTGTCCAA GCTGGATCCAGGGGGACTGGCAGAACAGCACGGGATTAAGATGGGGGACCAGATCCTGGCAGCCAATGGGGTGAGCTTTGAGAACATCAGCCACAGCAGCGCCGTGGAGGTTTTGaagagccacacccacatcatGCTCACCATCAAG GAGGTCGGACGATATCCTGCTTACAAAGAGATGGTGGCAGAATACAGCTGGCTAGATAAGT TGGCAAACGGGACGGGGCACTCCTCCTCCCACGGTTCGGACTCTAACTCCCTGAGCTCGTCGCTTTCGTGGGGCACCCCGGCCAGCTCCCTCAGCGGGCTGTCCCAGGTGATGCTCCCTCCCATGCTCCCTTGCTTCGGCCCCGACATGGTGGACGTGAACCTCGGCAGCGACCCGCCTCGCCGGCCCAGCGCCGACAGGACCGAGGCCTCCATCCAGACCGACCCCACCGAGCCTGAGCACGCGCTCGTCTCCACGGAAACCAGCCGGAGCCTGGGAGCCACCGTGCTGCTGAGGGACACGGCCATTCGGGGCGAGAGCTTGGAGCGGGGGGCCAGGAGAGGCACGCTCACCTCCGAGGGGAAGCTGGTGTCCCCGAAAACCGCTCTGCTCATGGCCCTGAGCAAGCCACCCCGGCCCATCCGCAGGTCCCGGAGCCACATCACTGTGTCAG AAGAAAATCAGAAGAAGTGGAAGAAAAAGCTGCAGAAGGGggcggtggaggagggggagaagacCCTAAAACGCTCCAAGACTTTCGTCAGCCTGCTGTTCAGGGGCGCGCGCAAGAGGGAcgcctccagggggcgctcaAAGTCTCCGTCTCGCTCCGAAACAGACCGCG AGAAAGGATCGAACCACAGCCTGCTGCCGGTGCCCGAGACGCTGGGGGTGGTGGAGGACATGGCCAGGAAGCTCCTGGGCGAGGACGAGGTGGCGGCCGTCATGAGGCACTGCAGGCGG TTTGCGTCGGAGCGAGTGGTAGAGGACCTGGtgcaccccctgctggccatTCTGGACAGGCCCGAGAAGCTGCTGCTACTGAGGGAAATCAG GATGCTCATCCACCCCACGGACTTGGGCCGCTTCGACAGCATGGTAATCCCCTTCGAAATGGAGGCCTACGACATCCTGAAGAGCCGATCTG tcagGTCCCCTGCCCTACGTTCGCCTCACACCAGCCTGGTCCCGAAACGTCACCTCATCACCCCCATCCCAG ACTACAGGGGAGGCTTTCAGCTGCACCCCTCGCGGGACCTGGAGAGGGATCGGCAGCTGATGGAGGAAGTAGAAAGGCTCCGCCTGTCCAGATCGCCGGACGCCCGGCAGCGCCCCTCCAGGGCCTTCACCCCCCTGCTGGACATCCCGGTGGACGGCTACGGCGCGGACCCCCCCCGGCGTCGCCCCGCCAGCCCCGCCAGCCCCGCGTACCCGAACTGGCTCCTGTCCGATTCCCCCCACAGCACGGGCCGGCGCTCCCCCTCCAGGACAGAAAATGGTATGGCCCGTTCTGTCCGCTCGGACGAGGCGCCCTTGCGCTCCGCCGGAGACGCGGGCGATTCCATCCCGGAGAGGGGGAGGTCTCCGTTCAGAAACGGCCACACTCGCGCTAGAaaggacagagggggggagCCCAAAGAGGACGGGAGGGACGCCGCGTATCCGCCGGCGAGCGCGCCCCGCCGCAGCCGGCCCCCGCTCTCCCTGGTCTTCGGCTCTCACATGGACTCTGACCtcccagcgccccctgcagtcaAAGCGGGGAACGAACAAGCGAAGGGTCAAGCCCCTTCTTCTTCAGAGAATGGCCATTCTGGTGCTGCCCCAGTCCAGGAGTATGAGCTCACCACTGTCGCCATCTCCAAGACCAAGCAGTCTTTGG GGATCAGCATCTCAGGAGGGGCAGAGTCCAGGGTGCAGCCAGTGGTGAAGATAGAGAAAATATTTCCAGGAGGAGCCGCGTCGACCTGCCAAGTGCTGAAG GCCGGGCTGGAGCTGGTGTCGGTTGACGGGGAGTCCCTCCGGGGGGTGTCCCACCAGCAGGCGGTGGACGCCATCCGCAGGGCTTTCAGCAACAAGTCCAAAGACCCCATGGTGTTCGTGGTGAAGGTCCCCAAGACTGAGGACAGATGA
- the LOC118219800 gene encoding PDZ domain-containing protein 7-like isoform X1 yields MAHSSGLGRKEMTNGSHSAGHAGGAHTAARNLLRKQQRQHRRMRSSSPMGRVILINSPVDGGDDCEDIHTITVDKSADGRLGFSVRGGSEHGLGVFVSKVEDESSAEQAGLCVGDKLVEVNGISLESITMSSAVKVLTGNNRLRMVVRRVGKVPGIRYSKEKTTWVDLIHRRMVVEESGNTPSEASSDSALRRIIHLYTTSDDYCLGFNIRGGREFGLGIYVSKLDPGGLAEQHGIKMGDQILAANGVSFENISHSSAVEVLKSHTHIMLTIKEVGRYPAYKEMVAEYSWLDKLANGTGHSSSHGSDSNSLSSSLSWGTPASSLSGLSQVMLPPMLPCFGPDMVDVNLGSDPPRRPSADRTEASIQTDPTEPEHALVSTETSRSLGATVLLRDTAIRGESLERGARRGTLTSEGKLVSPKTALLMALSKPPRPIRRSRSHITVSEENQKKWKKKLQKGAVEEGEKTLKRSKTFVSLLFRGARKRDASRGRSKSPSRSETDRGLWFGMKGQKKEKGSNHSLLPVPETLGVVEDMARKLLGEDEVAAVMRHCRRFASERVVEDLVHPLLAILDRPEKLLLLREIRMLIHPTDLGRFDSMVIPFEMEAYDILKSRSVRSPALRSPHTSLVPKRHLITPIPDYRGGFQLHPSRDLERDRQLMEEVERLRLSRSPDARQRPSRAFTPLLDIPVDGYGADPPRRRPASPASPAYPNWLLSDSPHSTGRRSPSRTENGMARSVRSDEAPLRSAGDAGDSIPERGRSPFRNGHTRARKDRGGEPKEDGRDAAYPPASAPRRSRPPLSLVFGSHMDSDLPAPPAVKAGNEQAKGQAPSSSENGHSGAAPVQEYELTTVAISKTKQSLGISISGGAESRVQPVVKIEKIFPGGAASTCQVLKAGLELVSVDGESLRGVSHQQAVDAIRRAFSNKSKDPMVFVVKVPKTEDR; encoded by the exons ATGGCTCACTCGTCTGGCTTGGGACGTAAAGAGATGACCAACGGCTCCCACTCGGCGGGCCACGCCGGGGGGGCGCACACGGCCGCCCGAAACCTGCTGAGGAAGCAGCAGAGGCAGCACCGGCGGATGCGCTCCTCCTCCCCGATGGGCCGGGTCATCCTCATCAATTCGCCGGTCGACG GTGGCGATGACTGCGAGGACATCCACACGATCACGGTGGACAAGAGCGCGGACGGCCGGCTGGGCTTCAGCGTGCGCGGGGGCTCGGAGCACGGCCTCGGCGTGTTCGTCAGCAAGGTGGAGGACGAGAGCTCCGCAG AGCAAGCTGGCCTATGCGTGGGGGACAAGCTGGTGGAGGTGAATGGGATCAGCCTGGAGAGCATCACCATGAGCAGCGCGGTGAAGGTCCTGACAGGCAACAACCGCCTCCGCATGGTGGTCCGGAGGGTGGGCAAGGTGCCCGGCATCCGCTACTCTAAGGAGAAGACCACCTG GGTGGACCTGATCCATCGCAGgatggtggtggaggagagCGGGAACACCCCCTCTGAGGCCAGCTCAGACAGCGCCCTCCGCAGGATCATTCACCTCTACACCACCTCTGACGACTACTGCCTGGGGTTCAACATCCGCGGGGGCAGGGAGTTCGGCCTGGGGATCTATGTGTCCAA GCTGGATCCAGGGGGACTGGCAGAACAGCACGGGATTAAGATGGGGGACCAGATCCTGGCAGCCAATGGGGTGAGCTTTGAGAACATCAGCCACAGCAGCGCCGTGGAGGTTTTGaagagccacacccacatcatGCTCACCATCAAG GAGGTCGGACGATATCCTGCTTACAAAGAGATGGTGGCAGAATACAGCTGGCTAGATAAGT TGGCAAACGGGACGGGGCACTCCTCCTCCCACGGTTCGGACTCTAACTCCCTGAGCTCGTCGCTTTCGTGGGGCACCCCGGCCAGCTCCCTCAGCGGGCTGTCCCAGGTGATGCTCCCTCCCATGCTCCCTTGCTTCGGCCCCGACATGGTGGACGTGAACCTCGGCAGCGACCCGCCTCGCCGGCCCAGCGCCGACAGGACCGAGGCCTCCATCCAGACCGACCCCACCGAGCCTGAGCACGCGCTCGTCTCCACGGAAACCAGCCGGAGCCTGGGAGCCACCGTGCTGCTGAGGGACACGGCCATTCGGGGCGAGAGCTTGGAGCGGGGGGCCAGGAGAGGCACGCTCACCTCCGAGGGGAAGCTGGTGTCCCCGAAAACCGCTCTGCTCATGGCCCTGAGCAAGCCACCCCGGCCCATCCGCAGGTCCCGGAGCCACATCACTGTGTCAG AAGAAAATCAGAAGAAGTGGAAGAAAAAGCTGCAGAAGGGggcggtggaggagggggagaagacCCTAAAACGCTCCAAGACTTTCGTCAGCCTGCTGTTCAGGGGCGCGCGCAAGAGGGAcgcctccagggggcgctcaAAGTCTCCGTCTCGCTCCGAAACAGACCGCG GTCTCTGGTTCGGCATGAAAGGCCAGAAGAAGG AGAAAGGATCGAACCACAGCCTGCTGCCGGTGCCCGAGACGCTGGGGGTGGTGGAGGACATGGCCAGGAAGCTCCTGGGCGAGGACGAGGTGGCGGCCGTCATGAGGCACTGCAGGCGG TTTGCGTCGGAGCGAGTGGTAGAGGACCTGGtgcaccccctgctggccatTCTGGACAGGCCCGAGAAGCTGCTGCTACTGAGGGAAATCAG GATGCTCATCCACCCCACGGACTTGGGCCGCTTCGACAGCATGGTAATCCCCTTCGAAATGGAGGCCTACGACATCCTGAAGAGCCGATCTG tcagGTCCCCTGCCCTACGTTCGCCTCACACCAGCCTGGTCCCGAAACGTCACCTCATCACCCCCATCCCAG ACTACAGGGGAGGCTTTCAGCTGCACCCCTCGCGGGACCTGGAGAGGGATCGGCAGCTGATGGAGGAAGTAGAAAGGCTCCGCCTGTCCAGATCGCCGGACGCCCGGCAGCGCCCCTCCAGGGCCTTCACCCCCCTGCTGGACATCCCGGTGGACGGCTACGGCGCGGACCCCCCCCGGCGTCGCCCCGCCAGCCCCGCCAGCCCCGCGTACCCGAACTGGCTCCTGTCCGATTCCCCCCACAGCACGGGCCGGCGCTCCCCCTCCAGGACAGAAAATGGTATGGCCCGTTCTGTCCGCTCGGACGAGGCGCCCTTGCGCTCCGCCGGAGACGCGGGCGATTCCATCCCGGAGAGGGGGAGGTCTCCGTTCAGAAACGGCCACACTCGCGCTAGAaaggacagagggggggagCCCAAAGAGGACGGGAGGGACGCCGCGTATCCGCCGGCGAGCGCGCCCCGCCGCAGCCGGCCCCCGCTCTCCCTGGTCTTCGGCTCTCACATGGACTCTGACCtcccagcgccccctgcagtcaAAGCGGGGAACGAACAAGCGAAGGGTCAAGCCCCTTCTTCTTCAGAGAATGGCCATTCTGGTGCTGCCCCAGTCCAGGAGTATGAGCTCACCACTGTCGCCATCTCCAAGACCAAGCAGTCTTTGG GGATCAGCATCTCAGGAGGGGCAGAGTCCAGGGTGCAGCCAGTGGTGAAGATAGAGAAAATATTTCCAGGAGGAGCCGCGTCGACCTGCCAAGTGCTGAAG GCCGGGCTGGAGCTGGTGTCGGTTGACGGGGAGTCCCTCCGGGGGGTGTCCCACCAGCAGGCGGTGGACGCCATCCGCAGGGCTTTCAGCAACAAGTCCAAAGACCCCATGGTGTTCGTGGTGAAGGTCCCCAAGACTGAGGACAGATGA
- the LOC118221235 gene encoding leucine zipper putative tumor suppressor 2 homolog produces the protein MALVQALPIPADHLDAQRRPVSRPPPPSPSGHAPMGSVSSLISGRAYPDHHCRPGELGARSRKPAPSASCFRTSGSQEHLVGGAPPAQKQLIAAGGGGTAVAVGNGTANYAYLNEDFVGDWNDNHVAPGSPGSDQEEAREGGASNGTLGGPPPKLVPVSGKLEKNMEKTVIRPTAFKPVVPKNRGSVQYLSPRPGGALSESQGSLNLLLPGTGGSPGGAEKRNSYSGGRTAGGSQSCSMSDSGRNSLSSLPTYSSAGYSLTPGDAPPGGHLEPARPAPGHGHSNSDSGRSSSSKSTGSLSGRGQPLSDSGSCGGRSPPPVEGYEVVVRELEDKLRERELELQQLRDNLDENEAAICQVYEEKQKRCEQELEELRQSCSSRMKQASQKAMRAQQVLQLQVLQLQQEKKKLQEDFSQLLQERELLEDRCASIQHEQTQLGPRLEETKWEVCQKSGEISLLKQQLKDVQADLSQRAGEIVSLKAQLREARGELQASQSRAQEAHAAARTRTLELEVCENELQRRKSEAELLREKVGRLEEESARLREALSGLGPAPNCLSLSHGRGLVMGPSYREGDEQLLAYESDEAKAQRLGGDALLGLRQQAERLKAELVFERRRGEDQLTAFEEERRVWQEEKEKVIRYQKQLQQNYVQMYRRNRDLERVMRELSLELETRDLEEVEGPGNEIHFEEITATEI, from the exons ATGGCTCTGGTCCAGGCCCTGCCCATCCCTGCTGATCACCTCGACGCCCAGCGCCGCCCCGTTTcgcgcccgcccccgccctcgccctccGGCCACGCGCCCATGGGGTCCGTCAGCAGCCTGATCTCGGGCCGCGCCTACCCGGACCACCACTGCCGGCCCGGCGAGCTCGGGGCCCGGTCCCGGAAGCCCGCGCCCAGCGCCAGCTGCTTCCGCACCAGCGGCTCCCAGGAGCACCTGGTGGGCGGCGCCCCGCCCGCCCAGAAGCAGCTCATCGCCGCCGGCGGAGGCGGGACCGCCGTCGCCGTCGGCAACGGCACCGCCAACTACGCCTACCTGAACGAGGACTTCGTCGGGGACTGGAACGACAACCACGTGGCCCCCGGCAGCCCCGGGAGCGACCAGGAAGAGGCCCGGGAGGGGGGCGCCTCAAACGGGACACTGGGGGGTCCCCCGCCCAAACTGGTCCCCGTGTCCGGGAAGCTAGAGAAG AACATGGAGAAGACGGTGATCCGACCCACGGCCTTCAAGCCCGTGGTGCCCAAGAACCGAGGCTCGGTGCAGTACCTGTCGCCGCGGCCAGGGGGCGCTCTGTCGGAGAGCCAGGGCAGCCTCAACCTGCTGCTGCCCGGGACGGGCGGGTCGCCGGGCGGAGCCGAGAAGCGCAACTCCTACAGCGGGGGGCGCACGGCGGGGGGCAGCCAGTCCTGCTCCATGTCCGACTCCGGCCGCAACTCGCTGTCCAGCCTGCCCACGTACAGCTCCGCGGGGTACAGCCTGACCCCCGGGGACGCCCCGCCCGGGGGCCACCTGGAGCCCGCCCGGCCCGCGCCCGGACACGGCCACTCCAACTCGGACAGCGGGCGGTCCTCCTCCAGCAAGAGCACGGGCTCGCTGAGCGGGCGGGGCCAGCCGCTGTCGGACAGCGGGTCGTGCGGGGGGCGGTCCCCGCCCCCGGTGGAGGGCTACGAGGTGGTGGTGAGGGAGCTGGAGGAcaagctgagggagagagagctggagctgcagcagctcAGAGACAACCTGGACGAGAACGAGGCCGCGATATGCCAG GTTTACGAGGAGAAGCAGAAGCGCTgcgagcaggagctggaggagctgaggcAGAGCTGCTCCTCCAGGATGAAGCAGGCGTCCCAGAAGGCCATGCGCGCCCAGCAGGTGCTGcagctccaggtcctgcagctgcagcaggagaagaagaagctgCAGGAGGACTTctcccagctgctgcaggagcgCGAGCTTCTGGAGGACCGCTGCGCCTCCATCCAGCACGAGCAGACGCAGCTGGGGCCCCGACTGGAGGAGACCAAGTGGGAG gtgtgtcaGAAGTCGGGGGAGATCTCCCTGTTGAAGCAGCAGCTGAAGGACGTGCAGGCGGACCTGAGCCAGCGCGCCGGGGAGATCGTGTCGCTGAAGGCGCAGCTGCGGGAGGCCCGGGGCGAGCTGCAGGCCAGCCAATCCCGCGCCCAGGAGGCGCACGCCGCCGCCCGCACGCGCACCCTGGAGCTGGAGGTGTGCGAGAACGAGCTGCAGCGCCGCAAGAGCGAGGCCGAGCTGCTGCGGGAGAAGGTGGGCCGGCTGGAGGAGGAGTCGGCCCGCCTCCGCGAGGCCCTGAGCGgcctgggccccgcccccaactgCCTGAGCCTGTCCCACGGGCGGGGCCTGGTCATGGGCCCCTCCTACCGGGAGGGCGACGAGCAGCTGCTGGCCTACGAGAGCGACGAGGCCAAGGCCCAGCGGCTGGGGGGCGACGCCCTGCTCGGGCTGAGGCAGCAGGCCGAGCGGCTGAAGGCGGAGCTGGTGTTCGAGCGCCGCCGCGGCGAGGACCAGCTGACCGCCTTCGAGGAGGAGCGGCGGGTGtggcaggaggagaaggagaaggtgaTCCGCTACCagaagcagctgcagcagaactaCGTCCAGATGTACCGGCGGAACCGGGACCTGGAGCGCGTGATGCGCGAGCTGAGCCTGGAGCTGGAGACCCGGGACCTGGAGGAGGTCGAGGGGCCCGGAAACGAGATCCACTTCGAGGAGATCACCGCCACGGAGATCTGA